Part of the Nakamurella alba genome is shown below.
CGTCCGCTCGATCGGCCCCCGGGCGGCCAGGTCAGGTGCCCGGACGTTCCGGGTCCTTCCACCGACGCTCCTTGTAGGTACAAGGACCGGGACCGTTCGTTCGATCAGCGCCCGGCGGCCGGGTCAGGGCCCTGAACCTTCCCGGTCCTTCCAGCGACGCTCCGTGTAGCTCCAGGGACCGCTACTCAGTGGTCCGGCGGCTCAGCCCGTTCGCCGGCCCCGGAGCGACTTGGCCGTCGACGACGGCGGCTCACAGCCCTACTTCTGGTCCTTCGACGAGATCACCACGATGACGTCGCCGGGCTGGAACACCTTGACCCCGCCGGAGTCGAAGCGGTGCGAGACGCCGTTGCGGATCACTGTCAGTACGATCTCGCCCTGCGCGGTGAGCCGGGCGGGGGAGAGGCCGACGTCCTCCGGCCGGACCACCCGCTCGGTGATCTGCAGGCCGGCGACCGGCTCGAGCAGGTCCTCGATCAGCTCGCCGGCGTTGGGCGCGGCGATCGACAGCCCGAGCAGCCGGCCCGCCGACTCCGCGGTCGGGATGACCACGTCGGCGCCGCCCTGCCGGAGCACCCCGATGTTCTGCTCCTCGCGGGCCGCCGCGGCGATCGTGGCGTGCGGGGCCAGCCGGCGGGCGGTCAGGGTGACCAGCACGTTGGTGTCGTCCCGGTCGGCGGCCACGACCACCCGCTGCGCACCGGGCACCGCGGCCTGCCGCAGCACCTCCTCACGCCGGGCGTCGCCGAGCACCCCGATGCAGCCCATCGCGGTCGCGGTCTTCACGTTCCCGCCGTTGGTGTCGACGACGATGATGTGGTCGGCGGGGTAGCCCTGGTCGATGAGCGCCTGCGCCGCCGAGCGGCCCTTGGTGCCGAAACCGATGACGACGGTGTGCTTCTTCACGCGTGCCTTCCAGCGGTGGTAGCGGAACTGCTGCCGGCTGCGCTCGGTCAGCACCTCGATGGTGGTGCCGACCAGCACGATCAGGAAGAGGAACCGGAGCGGCGTGATGAGCAGGATGTTCGTCAGCCGGGCGGAGTCGGACAGCGGGGTGATGTCGCCGTAGCCGGTGGTGGAGAGGGTGACGGTCGCGTAGTAGAAGGCGTCCAGCCAGGTGTCGACCGTGTCCTCGACATCGCGGTAGCCGTCCCGCTCGATGTAGACGACGGTCGCCGTCACCACCACGCACAGCAGCGCGATCGCGATCCGGATGCTGATCGCCCGCACCGGACCGCGGTCGCGTTCCGGGAAGATGATGCGCCCGACGTTCTGCGTCACAAAGCGGCAGACTACCCAGCGGTGGGCCGGTCACCTACCAGGACGCCGCAGATCACCCGGCGCACTTCTGCGGGCCGGGCCGTGGCCCGGACGTGACTCAGCCGCGGGTGTCCCGCTCGGCCAGGAACGCCTCGAACTGCGCGCCGAGCTCGTCGGCGGTGGGCAGCGGGGCGGAACGGGCCAGCAGGCCGCGGCCGGTGGCCGAGACGAAGGTGTCGTACTGCTGCTCCAGCGCCTCGACGACCTGCGCCACCTCGGGGTTGTCGCGCAGCTGCTCGGCCAGCTGCAGCTGCACCTTCGCGGCCTCCTCGTCCAGGCCCGCGGTCGGCAGCAGCAGGCCGGAGGTGTCGGACAGCGCCTGGATCAGCTGCCGGGCGGTCTCCGGGAACTCGGAGCGGGCGACGTAGTGCGGCACATGGGCGGCGAAGCCGATCGCATCCCGGCCCTCCTGGCCGAAGCGGAACTCCAGCAGCCCGGTCGCGTGCCCGGGGACCTGCACCGTGCCGACCCAGTCCTGCTGGTCCGGCGGCAACAGGTCGGAGCGGGTGGCGTGGACCGACATCCCGGTGGGCCGGGTGTGCGGGACGGCCATCGGGATCGCCATCAGGCCGACGGTCAGCCGCACGGCGAACCGGTCGACGATCTGCCCGACCGCGCTGACGAACCGCTCCCACAGCACGTCCGGCTCCGGGCCGGTGAGCAGCAGGAACGGGACACCGGCCTCGTCGGTGACGTGGTGGATCACCAGCTGCGGGGTCTCGTAGTCGGTGAAGGCGTTGCGGCTGAAGGTGAGCGTGGGGCGGCGCGACCGGTAGTCCAGCAGCTGGTCGACGTCGAACGTCGCGATCACCGTGTGCGGCAGCTTCTCCAGCAGGTGCGCCACGGCCAGGGACACGCCCGAGCCCGCGTCCACATACCCGTCCAGGGCGTGCACGAGCACCGGCTCGTTCAGTTCGTCGAGCTGCGGGACCTCGAGGTGCAGCTCGTACAGGTCGCCGGGTTCGGCAGTCATTCCGCCACCTCCATCCTCGGGGTCAACCATCCGGTCCCATCGTCGCATTCCGCGATCGCCGAACTTTCCGCCGTCCCCGGGGTGGCCGGGTGCAGGCGCCGCTGATCGGGCTCAGGCGAAGACGACGGTGCGGTGACCGTCCAGCAGCACCCGGTCCTGCAGGTGGTACTGCAGACCCCTTGCCAGCACGGCCTTCTCGATGTCCCGGCCGCGCATCGCCAGATCGGCGGCGGAGCTGGTGTGGTCGATCCGGACCACGTCCTGCTCGATGATCGGGCCGTCGTCCAGGTCCGGTGTGACGTAGTGACAGGTGGCACCGACCATCTTCACGCCGCGGTCGTAGGCCTGGTGGTAGGGCCTGGCGCCCTTGAACGACGGCAGGAACCCGTGATGGATGTTGAGCAGCCGTCCGGTCCACCGCTCGCATAGCTTCGGCGGCACCACCTGCATGAACCGGGCCAGCACGATCGCGTCCGGTTCCTGCGCGTCCACCAGCTCGCGGATCCGCTCGAAGGCCGCAGACTTCCCCGCCGGGTCACCGGCCGGCACCGGGACGTGCACGAACGGGATGCCGTACATCTCGGCGACCGGCGCCAGCACCGGATGGTTGCCGATCACCGTCGTGACGTCGGCACCGAGCATCCCGGCGTGCCAGCGGGAGAGCAGTTCGTAGAGGCAGTGGCCTTCGGTGGAGACGAGCAGTACCGCACGCTTGGGCACCGCGGTGTCGGTCAACGCCCACCGCTCGGCGGCCAGCTCACCGGCGATCACCCCGAACCGCTCGCGCAGCTCGTCGATGCCGATGGTCAGCGACGAGGCCCGGACCGCCTGCCGGGTGTAGAAGCGGCCGGTCGCGGTCTCCGAGTGGTAGCCGGCCTCCAGGATCCAGCCGCCCAGGTCCGCCAGGAAGGTGGAGATCCGGGCCACGATCCCGGTGCTGTCCGGGCAGGCCAGGGTCAGCACGTACTGCCGTTCGGCCACTGCCCCTCCTGCCCGGACGCCGGGTGATTCGTTGGTGTCGGAGTCAGAGACGCGCGGCGGTGTAGGCCGCCTCGCTGTCCAGCAGTGCGCCGACCTGCTCGACGATGATCGCCTCGACCTTGCTGCCGAACAGCGGGATCGGCACGACGGCGGAGCCGTCGACGGCCAGCGTCGAGCCCTCGCCGTCGGCGCTCAGCGTCATCGTGCCCTTCAGCGAGGCCGGGGCACCCTTGACCACCACGGAGAACGTGGCGGTATAGCCGTCGCCGTCGGCCGCCCACACCTCGGTGCGCTCGGTGACCGGGTCGCCCGGGATCATCGACGCCACCATCGACGGCAGCACCGAGGCCGGGATCGACTGCCGGGTGACGATCGTGGTCTTCCCGTCGGTGGTGCTCAGGTCGACCACCTGCGGGTCGTTGCCACCGGTCTCGGTCAGCCGGCCCTCCTGGAAATCCCGGTCGGTCAGCAGGGCGTACACCGCGGCGGGCGCACCCGGCAGGGAGTGGCTGACCTTCAGCGGACTGGGCACGGGGGCTTCTCCTTCGGACGGCGATCGGGACAGCCCCAACCTACCGAGCCTCTACCCTTGCCCGGTGCCGCACCTGCCCCCGACCACCGGTCCGGACCTGTCCGGGTTCACCACGCTCGGGCTGGGCGGACCCTGCCGCGGCCTGATCACCGTGCAGTCGCCGGCGGACCTGGCCGCGATCGTCGGCCGGGACGACCTGCTGGTGCTGGGCGGCGGTTCGAACCTGGTGATCGCCGACGCGGGTGTCGACCTCACCGTGGTGCGCATCGCGATCCCCGGGCTGCGGATCGACGGCGACCTGGTGACCATCGGCGCCGGCGTGGACTGGGACACCGCCGTCGCTGAACTGGTGGCGGCCGGCCGCTGCGGCCTCGGCCCGCTCTCCGGGATCCCCGGGTCCACCGGCGCCACCCCGGTGCAGAACGTCGGCGCCTACGGCACCGAGGTCGGCGACCTGCTGCACGAGGTGACGCTGTTCGACCGGGTCACCGGCGCGATCACCGCCGTGCCGGCGGCACAGCTGGGCCTCGGCTACCGCACCTCGGTGCTCCGCGGCAGCGCCCGGCACGTGGTGACCGCGGTGACCTTCCGGCTGCCCGCGGATCCGCAACCGGTCCGGTACGCCGAGCTGGCCCGGGTGCTGGGCGTGCAGGTCGGGGAGACCGCGCCGGAGGCTGAGGTGCGGACGGCCGTGCTGGAGCTGCGCCGGTCCAAGGGCATGGTGCTCGACCCCACCGATGCCGACACCCGCAGTGCCGGTTCGTTCTTCACCAACCCCATCCTGGATCCGGCCGCCGCCGGGCAGGTGGACGCCCGGATCCGGGACCGCTGCGGCCCGGACACGAGCTACCCGCGGTACCCGGCGGGCGAGGACGGCGAGCTGGTCAAGCTGTCCGCGGCCTGGCTGATCGAGAGGGCCGGGTTCCACAAGGGGTTTGAAGGCCCGGGTGGCCGGGTCGCGGTGTCCGGCAAGCACACGCTCGCGCTGACCAACCGCGGCGCCGGCTCCACCGCCGATCTGCTCGTGCTGGCCCGGGAGATCCGGGACGGCGTGCTCGCCGCGTTCGGCGTCGAGCTGCACCCCGAGCCGATCCTGGTCGGCGTCACTCTCTGATCGGCTTCGGGGCCGGCTGACCGCACGCTTCGAGACCGCGTCGTGTCCGGCGCGGAACACCGACTTCACCGGTAGGCCTTACCTTTGATGCGGTGTCCTGCCGGTGAACGGCGGGATCTCCGCCGCGCCGCCGTCGAGCAGGTGCACGGTGCGCGGGGGCGGTGTCAGCGGGTGAAGGAGTCATGAGGGTGCGAGTGTTGAGCAGCGGACGGATCGGCCGGGCGTCGCGGTGGCTGGGTGCGGTGGCGGTGCTGTCGCTGGTGGTCAGCGCCTGTGGTGCGTCGACCGAGGCGGACCAGGAGGTCGTCACCGTCACGGTGCCGGCGCAGAACGCCCCGGCGACGACGCAGGTGGGTGTACCTGGGCTGGACACCCCGACCACGTCGGCTCCGGTCGTCTCCTCCTCGGATCCCTCGCCCTCGGGTGAGGTGACCACCCCGACCGCCACCGGGTCGGCGGTGAAGTGGACGCTCAAGCCGCTGGACAAGGCCAAGGGCATCGGCCCCAACGAGCCGGTGGTGATCAGCGTGTTCGCCGCCAAGATCACCGAGCTGGCGCTGACGGGCGACGACGGGTCCACGATCACCGGCGCGCTGAACGAGGACAAGACCACCTGGACCTCGAACGAGCGGCTGGAGTTCGGCACCACCTACACGATCGACGCCATCGCCACCTCGAACCTGGACGGCAGCGCCGCCCAGGTCAGCAGCAGCTTCGCCACGGTGATCCCGGCGGGCAAGCTCGGCGTGCAGGTCAACATCCCCAACGGCGGCGAGGTCGGCATCGCGGCGCCGATCATCGTGACCTTCCTCGGCCAGGTCACCAACAAGGCCGACGTCGAGGCCGCGCTGCAGGTGACCACCTCGGCCGGCGACAAGGTCGAGGGCAACTGGGCCTGGGTGCAGGACGAGGACTTCCAGAAGCTCGGCAGCCTGCAGTCGCAGGTGCACTGGCGGCCGACCAAGTCCACCGGCGCCTACGAGGGCGTGCCGTACTGGCCGGCGGGCACCGTGG
Proteins encoded:
- a CDS encoding potassium channel family protein, coding for MTQNVGRIIFPERDRGPVRAISIRIAIALLCVVVTATVVYIERDGYRDVEDTVDTWLDAFYYATVTLSTTGYGDITPLSDSARLTNILLITPLRFLFLIVLVGTTIEVLTERSRQQFRYHRWKARVKKHTVVIGFGTKGRSAAQALIDQGYPADHIIVVDTNGGNVKTATAMGCIGVLGDARREEVLRQAAVPGAQRVVVAADRDDTNVLVTLTARRLAPHATIAAAAREEQNIGVLRQGGADVVIPTAESAGRLLGLSIAAPNAGELIEDLLEPVAGLQITERVVRPEDVGLSPARLTAQGEIVLTVIRNGVSHRFDSGGVKVFQPGDVIVVISSKDQK
- a CDS encoding L,D-transpeptidase, which encodes MRVLSSGRIGRASRWLGAVAVLSLVVSACGASTEADQEVVTVTVPAQNAPATTQVGVPGLDTPTTSAPVVSSSDPSPSGEVTTPTATGSAVKWTLKPLDKAKGIGPNEPVVISVFAAKITELALTGDDGSTITGALNEDKTTWTSNERLEFGTTYTIDAIATSNLDGSAAQVSSSFATVIPAGKLGVQVNIPNGGEVGIAAPIIVTFLGQVTNKADVEAALQVTTSAGDKVEGNWAWVQDEDFQKLGSLQSQVHWRPTKSTGAYEGVPYWPAGTVVRVDLKLKGVNYGGNLWGQSDLIKNFKIRKDQQIVLADASTFHLLVMVNGQIQKNYAVSYGKDSVPGRATVTGVHVVTAKHPEYKMCNQQFDYCNSLQKWAVRINNNGEFIHQNLAAKAAFGKENVSHGCVNMNEPDAQNYYNSAMYGDPVVVSNTGGPAMGEGDALYDWIFSAEEWKSRSAM
- a CDS encoding DUF2505 domain-containing protein; translated protein: MPSPLKVSHSLPGAPAAVYALLTDRDFQEGRLTETGGNDPQVVDLSTTDGKTTIVTRQSIPASVLPSMVASMIPGDPVTERTEVWAADGDGYTATFSVVVKGAPASLKGTMTLSADGEGSTLAVDGSAVVPIPLFGSKVEAIIVEQVGALLDSEAAYTAARL
- a CDS encoding PAC2 family protein → MTAEPGDLYELHLEVPQLDELNEPVLVHALDGYVDAGSGVSLAVAHLLEKLPHTVIATFDVDQLLDYRSRRPTLTFSRNAFTDYETPQLVIHHVTDEAGVPFLLLTGPEPDVLWERFVSAVGQIVDRFAVRLTVGLMAIPMAVPHTRPTGMSVHATRSDLLPPDQQDWVGTVQVPGHATGLLEFRFGQEGRDAIGFAAHVPHYVARSEFPETARQLIQALSDTSGLLLPTAGLDEEAAKVQLQLAEQLRDNPEVAQVVEALEQQYDTFVSATGRGLLARSAPLPTADELGAQFEAFLAERDTRG
- a CDS encoding UDP-N-acetylmuramate dehydrogenase, with product MPHLPPTTGPDLSGFTTLGLGGPCRGLITVQSPADLAAIVGRDDLLVLGGGSNLVIADAGVDLTVVRIAIPGLRIDGDLVTIGAGVDWDTAVAELVAAGRCGLGPLSGIPGSTGATPVQNVGAYGTEVGDLLHEVTLFDRVTGAITAVPAAQLGLGYRTSVLRGSARHVVTAVTFRLPADPQPVRYAELARVLGVQVGETAPEAEVRTAVLELRRSKGMVLDPTDADTRSAGSFFTNPILDPAAAGQVDARIRDRCGPDTSYPRYPAGEDGELVKLSAAWLIERAGFHKGFEGPGGRVAVSGKHTLALTNRGAGSTADLLVLAREIRDGVLAAFGVELHPEPILVGVTL
- the purU gene encoding formyltetrahydrofolate deformylase; translation: MAERQYVLTLACPDSTGIVARISTFLADLGGWILEAGYHSETATGRFYTRQAVRASSLTIGIDELRERFGVIAGELAAERWALTDTAVPKRAVLLVSTEGHCLYELLSRWHAGMLGADVTTVIGNHPVLAPVAEMYGIPFVHVPVPAGDPAGKSAAFERIRELVDAQEPDAIVLARFMQVVPPKLCERWTGRLLNIHHGFLPSFKGARPYHQAYDRGVKMVGATCHYVTPDLDDGPIIEQDVVRIDHTSSAADLAMRGRDIEKAVLARGLQYHLQDRVLLDGHRTVVFA